The Deferribacterota bacterium DNA window GCATAAAGAGCTTCAATAAGCATTTTTTTTGACATATTTGATCTATTTTTTATATTTTTTTCCTTTGCTATCTTGTAAAGATCTTTATAGCTATAATCTTCATATTTCATAACTATCTCCATTGTAATCAATTGATAGCTTATAGCACCTCAAATATTCAGCTGCATGTTTGCGCCAAGAAAAGTCCAAGGACATACACTTGTAGGCTATATTATATAGGTGCTCTTTGTCACAATATAAATTATATGCCCTTTCCATATTATAGTATATACTATGGGCATTCAGGGTGTCAACAAAAAAACCATAGCCTTTTTCTTTTATATCTTTAACAGTATCAATTAGGCCACCTCTTTTGCTTACTATTGGTATTGTGCCATACCTCATAGCTATTAGCTGAGAAAGCCCACATGGCTCAAAGCGGGAAGGCATTAAAAGAAAATCTGCACTAGCGTATAATTTATGAGCTAGGGGCTCATTATATCCAATATAAACATAGATATTATTTTTATACGATGAAATAGCTTTTAGTCTTTCTTCTATATCTATAGAGCCACTACCTAAGATTACAATTGTGAAATTTGACATATCCTTTGTTTCAAGCATGTTTACAATCAAATCTATTCCTTTTTGTTCAGAAAATCTTGATATATATATAAATAAAGGCTTATTGTTTGACAGTGATAATTTATTACATAACATATTTTTATTAGTTTCTTTTTTATATATATTCTCTTTATTATATTTTTCATATATAAAATTGTCCCTTTCAGGGTTATAAAATTCATAATCTATACCATTTAAAATTCCCTTTAATTTATGTTGATATTTTCTTAATAGCCCATCTAGGCCATATCCAAACTCAGGTGAAGTTATCTCTTTTGCATAGGTTGGACTAACAGTTGTTATGAAATCTGAGAAAACAATTGCCCCTTTTAAAAAATTGACAGCACCATAGAATTCTAAAAACTCGATATTATATAAATATTCTGGTATATTTAGCATTTGTAGGCAGTATTTATCAAATATGCCTTGGAAAGTAATATTGTGTATAGTCAAGAAAATTTTAGATTTAATAAAGGGGTATTTAGTCTTTATAAGGGTTGGGATAAAAGAGGCCTGCCAATCGTGTATATGAATTATATGAGGGTTTAATTCAAAAAAATCTAAAAATTGTAATATTGCTTCACAAAAACACCCAAAGCGTAAAAAATTATCACCATATTCTGCTCCCTTTTCTGAGTAATAACCTTCTCTGAAAAAGAAGTGATCATTTCTAAAAAAGTAAAACTCAAGATCATTGTAAAGGTGCTTGTATACTTGAAAATTAAAATTCCCGCATTGTGTTTGAATATTTGTATTAAAAATAACTTTATCTAGACTAAAATTATTATAAATATCCTTGTAAAGGGGGGTAAAAACCTTTGTTTTTGCTCCTAAAGCTAATTGAGCCTTTGGTAGTGAGTAGGCAACATCAGCCAGTCCACCTGTTTTTGAAAAAGGGAATACTTCGCTTGCTATATGTAATATTTCCAGCATTATTTGACGCTAACGTATTTTAGAAACTTTGCTGCCTCTTCAGGTTTTACTACATTTATATTTATGCCCGTGGCTAGCTCAAATGCTGCAATTCCAGTTAACCTTGGAACTATTTCTAAGTGCCAATGATAATCATAAAAAATACTGTGCCAATATTCTGGATGTGCAGGTTGTTTAATTAGTGGTGGTGAAGTGTGCAAGATAATATTTAAATGTGGATTTTTTAGTGCGTTATCAAGGCGAGATAGAATCTCCTTGACTAAGTTAGCAAGTGCTAAAAGCTCGTCATCCTCAGTAGCCGTAAAATCATGTGAGTGTTTTATTGGGTATATTCTTGTTTCAAAGGGTGTAAATGATGAAAAAGGGCATATTGCTACAAAATCGCTATTTTCTATTATAACACGCTCATTATGGTCATATTCAAGATTTAAAATATCACATATTAAGCACCGTTCCTTTGATGCATAATATTGTTTTGCCGATTTTAACATATATTTAATTGCATTTGGGATAATTGGCATTGCTATTATTTGTGAGTGTGGGTGTGTTAGAGTTGCCCCTGCAGTAAACCCAAAATTTTTAAAGGCAAATATATATCTAAATCTAATATCTTTCCTTAGGTCTAATATCCTTAATTTAAAAGCTCTAAACATATTATATAAAATATCTAAACTATAATCTTTTAATAAAAGATTATGTTTTGGGGTTTCTATAACAACCTCGTGGGCACCAATACCTTCAACAATATTATAGGGTCCATAACCTTTTCTTTTAACATCCCCTTCAACTTTAAAGGCAGGAAATTTGTTGGGCACAACACGTAAAGCCCAATTGTCTGAGTTTGCCTCATTAAACCTTAATATCTCATTTGGTGAGGCAGCCTCATTCCCAGGACAAAAGGGGCAAAAAGATTCGTTATTAGAGTAATATTTGTTTTCTTTAAAATCAAAGGGTCTAATGGCCCTCTCTGGTGCAATAGTTGTCCATCTAGATTTTAATGGGTCAAATCTTAATTCAGACATTTATATTATCTAAATAGAGCTTTAAAGTGTTTTTAAGTGAGTTTTTAAATTTAAAAGGTATCAATAAACAGATTGCTTGAGGTAAAAGACTAGCTCCCTTTTCTGTTTGATAAACAGTGTTTACAAAATACCAAAAAATTTCACTACTATCGTTTAATTCTATATTAACTGTTTTGTTGAGGACACCGTCACTTATTTTAAAAATCTTACCCTTTGCACTATTGTTTGTACTGGCATTTATATTATTAACTAAAATATTCTCTAAATGATAGAAATGGAAGTTAAATTCAACTGTATAATAAAGCTCATCTTGGTAATCTGTATCAATCTCTATGTATTCATTTATTATGTTTTTTTCTAATAAATATGTTTTTTTGATTGATGTATTGTGTTTACAATTATTTTTGTATATACCACCCTCTCTTTTGAATGTAACAGATAATTCATCAGCAATAAGGGTAGCCTCTTTATTCACAAAATCACCTAATTCAATAGGTCTCATA harbors:
- a CDS encoding glycogen/starch synthase — translated: MLEILHIASEVFPFSKTGGLADVAYSLPKAQLALGAKTKVFTPLYKDIYNNFSLDKVIFNTNIQTQCGNFNFQVYKHLYNDLEFYFFRNDHFFFREGYYSEKGAEYGDNFLRFGCFCEAILQFLDFFELNPHIIHIHDWQASFIPTLIKTKYPFIKSKIFLTIHNITFQGIFDKYCLQMLNIPEYLYNIEFLEFYGAVNFLKGAIVFSDFITTVSPTYAKEITSPEFGYGLDGLLRKYQHKLKGILNGIDYEFYNPERDNFIYEKYNKENIYKKETNKNMLCNKLSLSNNKPLFIYISRFSEQKGIDLIVNMLETKDMSNFTIVILGSGSIDIEERLKAISSYKNNIYVYIGYNEPLAHKLYASADFLLMPSRFEPCGLSQLIAMRYGTIPIVSKRGGLIDTVKDIKEKGYGFFVDTLNAHSIYYNMERAYNLYCDKEHLYNIAYKCMSLDFSWRKHAAEYLRCYKLSIDYNGDSYEI
- the galT gene encoding galactose-1-phosphate uridylyltransferase: MSELRFDPLKSRWTTIAPERAIRPFDFKENKYYSNNESFCPFCPGNEAASPNEILRFNEANSDNWALRVVPNKFPAFKVEGDVKRKGYGPYNIVEGIGAHEVVIETPKHNLLLKDYSLDILYNMFRAFKLRILDLRKDIRFRYIFAFKNFGFTAGATLTHPHSQIIAMPIIPNAIKYMLKSAKQYYASKERCLICDILNLEYDHNERVIIENSDFVAICPFSSFTPFETRIYPIKHSHDFTATEDDELLALANLVKEILSRLDNALKNPHLNIILHTSPPLIKQPAHPEYWHSIFYDYHWHLEIVPRLTGIAAFELATGININVVKPEEAAKFLKYVSVK